GCTCCCTCTCCAGCTCCCAGTCGAAGTTGGCGGAGGAATGTCCGTCCCGCTGTTGGCTCCTGCTCCTCGACCTCTTCGGCGACCTCCGGGGGCTGGGCGTTCTTCTGGGAGTCCTGTGGGAAGAGCGGAGGATAATGTCAGCACGCACCAATAGCAGGAGGAAACCGGGACAACCTGtcgtgtagtggctaaggtacaggactgggacaaAAGTGTCAGCTCAATAACcctaatgtaatgcaatgggaCAGAtaccataatgtaatgtaaggggGACAGAGGAGGCTCACCTCTGCTCAGCGTGCCACTCGGGCTCTTGCACCTCCTCCTTGCCCTCGTTCTGTGGGATTTTCCTGGGCCTGCTCTTCATCTGCTGGTCGATCATCTTCTGCACCGGCACGGGGATGCGGGGGAACAGCGTGGAGAACCACTCCAGCTTCAGCAGGAAAGAGCGCAGCATTTCCCCGACCGTCATGATGCATCCGCCACCGGCTTTCACATCCAGCTCCTGGAAAACACAGCCAAACCATTAGCAATGGGGCCGTTAGCAACGCATTCCCCCGCACCCAGTCCAACCTGCACCTCACCTCAAAGTACCTTCAGAGCTGCGCAACTACTGAGTCTTTACAAGGCGTTGTCTATCATGACTTCAGTCATCGAATTCAGGCATAATATTTGTGATGACCAAGTACCCAATGTTCACCTCTGTATTCATTAAGCTTAATATGGACAAAACGCTATCATTCTTATATGCAAATTCAGAGAATCGTCAAGAGGTATTTCACAGGAAATGTTGTAAAATTAACTGCTGCTCAGCTAGTTTAAAGATGTTTACACTATAGGTTCCTTTCAATAAAAAGACAACAAACCAACTGCCTTTGGCCCAATGAGGAAGAGGCACTGTGGAAAGACCATTAACTGTGTTTAGAGAGAGGTCTTTACTACAATACTATCTTTTCTGTTGTGCCAACATCCCCATAGTTCAAGAGGAGTTAGTCAGTTATTGTCCGGGCGAACCTACAGCGTAAGCACACGAAGAGAAGAATGTTCAAACCAGGTACACAGAAGAAAAAGGCTAAATGGGAAAACAGCTgcttgcactcacacacacaaaccaacagTGCTGAGATACAATTTCCAATTCACCTGCTGCACAAGGGAGATCTAAAGAAGAAAACATGGAAATTAGCCAATTGGTAGGAGGTAAAGCGGCATGTCAGTGCTGCATAAGTACAAAGAAATCTCAAAACCACCTTATCAACAGCTAATGTATAAATGGATGCCCTCTATGCTAGTGTCAGGAATGCACTGAATACACTGGCATTATCTGTAAATATTATAGTGGTGTACTACATTGGGCTGTGCAATAGTTGGActacatttcattcaaaagaaACAATAGATGCCTAGGTTTTAATGTTTACGTTAATTCAACTTCCTTTGTACTTACCATGATAAAACAGCAACAGAGCAGTGACCTAATCTTTAGTGACTGCCAGGAACAGTTGAGAGACGGTTACATTAAGCCAAATGAAGGCAAAGGTGAAAATTAGCTATTATGCATCACAGAGTAAAGTAGTGAACGACAACTTATGTgaacaataaaaacatgcacTGGGTTAAGGAAAAGTATTTGTTTCATAAGAAAAAAGGTATTACCCGTGTTAACATACCTCCTCATCATCAAGGAACCCATCAAACCAGTCCAGGAGGTCTGGAGGGGGTTGAGTGTATCTGTTACACAGCGACAAAGACCGCATTTCACAAGAGTACCAGCACATAAAATTCTCAGAGCAAATCTGAAAAATACAGTcaatacaaagacatgcagattaggctactTGGTAGGGGCAGGAGGGTAGGGGGGattaacagggcattgctgcaaaagagcatgcgtgctcagtcaacctaccctgtataaataaaatactgaacTGAAACCATTTCCAGCAGACCAGACAAACGGTTCTCAACACACCAAAAAAATAGTTTGATCCCAAAAAACGGTTCTTTAGAGAAGACCCAGGCATACCTTACGTACATGAACCCGAGGGCTCTAATATAGGGGGAGTCGGTGTGAGTGATGAGACCCATCACCTGCTTGCGTGTCAGCTTCAGGGTGAACAGTTTATACAGCAAACAGAAGGCCGTGGAGACGATGCCTCCGGTTCCAACGCCGCGGACCTGAAAGATAACGCGCTTTAGAACATCAGACGCCCCACCACAGAGGGTAACCGCCACCGCAGCCATGTGCACTACCGTGCAATTGAGGGTGCCGCAACTCGGTGCTTCTTTCAAAACTAAAGGCTTCCCTGCTCAGCATAAAAGACAGGAAGTAGTCAAAAGGCACGTACTTCTACTTACCCCTCCGCACATGCCAGTTTGGCCTGCAGTCTTCCTGCTGCCCTTCTCCCATGGCTCAACATGGGTCACCTGAAATGCACACAAAGACAACTTCATCAAAGTCTGGCACATTTCACTGTTAGTTCCATTATATTACAAGGTTCAAGTGAGATTTAACAAATGTATGTTGTCATTCTAGGATGACACAGAATGGTcaaatgacatgaaaatttaTCTGTGTGCCCTATTCAATTCTGAACCTTGAATCATTTACAGTCCACCATACTGGGTATTGTTATTTTGGTAGAGGTAATGCAAGAGACGGACGATAAAGGTGCCATGTCTCTTTAAGCTGCTGTATGAGACAACTAGTATAGTATGATGGAGCTTTTCACTGTAAGAGGGGAGAATTAGTTTGGAGGTCGGCATACACATTTCAATATCTAAAACTCTGAACTTCATCTCCCGCAATGCTCTGAAATGATTTGCAACCCACTGCCTGTTTAACCGTTTGATGACTGAAACGAGACCGATGATTCAACTTTTGATTTGAAAGGACAATCGTTTTCTTGGTGGACAGACAAAGGTAGCTTAATTTTATACACAAGCCCTTGCTAGACAGAACCAAAGTCAGGATATGCGCAAGAAAAGTAATGGTGGAGATACACCCACACCCTATCAACCAAAGAAGCTCTTCTCAAGAGGAATACCTGCTGATGAAACCATCCCTCTCTAGATGGAGATACAGCCAACTATGTATTGCAGCCGCAGTGTGCACTGGCAGGGTGGACTTGTGCACTGTGGAGTATGTCACTGCGTTGGCAAGTGCTTTAGTTTGCTGTGCCACCCCAGGAGGCCAGAGCCACTCTTCATACATTATTAATAGAACTGCATACTCCCACTCCTCCAGCTGGAGTATACATTTTGTTCTGAGAACAGCAAGGCTCCCTGATGGGTTCCTTCAAACACTACAATCTCTGAAATGAGGGGATCAAATGCAATATGACGACTGGTTCACACATAGGCCGATTTACTTCCATGTCAAACAGTAGGAGCAACTCCAACTTTTGGACATCTTGATGAAAACAGCTGCAGCTCATTTCTTCTTAATTTCCCTGTTGTTTTTATGGCTATATTTAGATCAGCTTCTTGTGCGTTTAATTGATCAGagcaaaaaaaactgtcaagTCCGGAGTGCTCAATCATGTACATAAGTGCCTGCTGCAATAAaaagcattcatttttcattttgaaacattgtGTAATATTATTGTCCTTGGCTGAGATTGGCAAAACGCTGAACAGGCTCTAATAAGACCGCTGTGTTACTACTGTAGGACATATCTGCATTTAAATCATACAATTACATAATGCATCTATCAGCTGACTTATCAGACTACAGCCAAATAATCAAGACCGTACAGTCTGTCCAGTCACTGCCACAGagagaaacatttctgtttagcctttttttctttgtaccAAGGGTTTCGAAGAGCAATACCCTTGAATAGCTAAGTAAATTTGTGCTAATGGGGAAATACTTTGTAAAGCAAGAACTACCAATTTGATTAGAATATTTTGGATTTTGCTTTTAAATTATAATACCAACCACATGCCCAAATCTGAAAGTGGTTTTCATCAATAGTATACATAAGGCTTTAGAGCATAAATTCAAAGGAATGACAACTACGTTCGAATGTCAGTACTATCACTGGCAGACGGAGGCTGAGGCACATCTGACTGCTTTAATTTAACCGAAGCAAATTATTCACATTAGCTACCTTTATTATAGCTAGCTATATCAACTGCACTTGTAAAAATGTACTTGCTTGATATGCAATACCAGCCAGTTGGCTAGGGTTACCTTTACGAAAAATACAGATCACTTATTGTCAGGTGCCTAACAAAATATTGAAAGATAGCTAGCTACAAGTACTACCACAAAAGTCAACCACGTCAAACTGTTTTGGCAACTGGCTATTTAGTTTGCGTAGATAGCCAGTTGACATACACTGTGCGGCCGAGAAACTTGTAAACAAACATCAACCACTGTGATGTCAAACGTTATCGGGTGAAAAAACCTTACGACCTTTGCTCACCAGCTGACTTAAACGCCAAATGTGGCCCGTATAATTGCGAGCGGTTCGCGAATGTATACACTGATATATTCCAAGTTTAAAGTTGAGCTGATAACATTTTATAATTAGATAGTAGCCAACACCACTAATTACACGGGTATTGCTCCGTTAAGGTAGCAGTTCCAATAAGTATCAAGCTAGCATTCTAGATAGCCGAACTTAAAACAGCgtgacaataaaaaaaagcatctcCTACCTTAAAGTAGATCTCGTCCACGACTTCGTGGTAAGTTTTCAGCTCATATAGCTGTACCTTGAAATAAGGAGATGACAGCACGTTCGTCAAAATCATGGGGTTCAGATTCATGGTCTTCTCATTGCCCCATAGAGGTAATACATTTCCCTGCTTTCCTGAGGCAGCGGGTTTATTCACGGCCTGTTGCTGCTGATGATTCCCCGCCAACGCCGTGTTATTTGCCATAGTTCGTAGCTAAAGATAGCTAGGTATCAGGCGCTTGAAGTTTATATTCTGGTGACACCACTACCTTTTCCCATTAAAACGTAAATTCCGCTCGTCCCTCCAGTATCTAATTACAACATTACTAAGAACCCCTTTATGTAACTTATCAGCATAGACCTGCTTCAACGCACAAGCTAACAGGGGAGCAAGATGGCCGTAACTGCTATCAAGAAGCAGAAAATCGGTTTACGTATGGCTCTTGCATCCAATGAGATCTACGAAACCGTTTTCGAAGAGATTAGTTTCAGGAAACTGAATAGATCGATCTCCATTATGGCTCTCAAATTTGCCGCATAATCTTGCTTTATTTCATCCTGCAGGAGCCACAATGGTTGCACATTACATATGTTAGAACACACAAGGAATAGATTAGCCCAGAGTTTAGCCAACCGGCGAACACTGCAAGCAAATAACTTGCCagctattttaatttaattacgaGTAGTTGTTTTGCGATAGACAGCGGTGCTATTCGTATTGATTTCAGCGTTGTGAACTGACCGCCTATGATATTACTTAACTACTGGGTGTCTGTTTGTATACATTCACATAACGTACCTAGCGAAAGTTATGTAATTTAACTAATATTAGCTTAATTAGCTAATATTTAACTAAGTTTTTTCGCCATGAACCCATTGTTTATACCTCCTCTGTACAAGCAGAGATACCAATTTGTTGTAGATTTTGTTAAAAGGCACAAACCCAAGAAGGTAAATGAGAAggttttcatcttcattttgcaTTAGTATTGTTAATGTGACTTCGCTGCATTGACTGCAATATTAATTTGCTGTGGCATGTACAAGACGCAAATGTTattcataatattttattttatgatgtaTTGTAAAATAACTTAAGACGATGTTTGACAGACGGAATacgttttcttatttcttttttattttcttgcaggTGGTAGATTTGGGATGTGCGGACTGCAGTCTGCTCCGAAAGCTGAAATTTCATCGTAACATAGAGTTGTTGGTTGGGGTGGATCTTGACAATTCGGTTATGAAGcagaaaatgtaacattatatTTGAACGaattttaaaatgagcattGCAACTGGGCACGTGGAACTTGGGTTGTCGTTGCCATATTAACCTTTCGGATGTTTTTAACAGGTATACTTTAGCCCCGTTCCCATGTGAGTACCTGAAACCAGCTGACCAGCCTTTAACAATTGAGCTTTATCATGGATCTGTCACTGAGAAGGAATCCCGCACTAAATGTTTTGATCTCGTCACCTGCATTGAGCTGTACgtgatttatttttctggtATTGCCATAGCTTATGGCGAACGTCTGTGATAAGTTCAATTTGTGCCACATACTCTTGTGATAAAAGCCACGAACGGTATACTAAAATAGCCCTTCGGGTAACAGGATTCAATatcttatattattattattattattattattattattattattattattattattatgtttgtttgtttttaaagacatgttttacattaatggcatttggcagacgctcttatccagagcgacgatttttaaagctttttttcaGTATGCATGTGTTGTATTACTTTGTTGGTGAACAGCATTGAACACCTGCTACTTGCTGACGTGGAAAGGTTTTCTGAGGTTCTGTTTGGATACATGCTCCCTAACGCCGTGATTGTCAGCACTCCAAATGCAGACTTCAACCCCTTGCTACCAGGATGCCCTGCATTTAGACACATTGACCATAAATTTGAGTGGACCAAAGCAGATTTTCAGAATTGGTAGGTGTATCAAAAAATTAACGACACTTTTGCATTTCACTATCACAGCAGATTGTACAAATCCCATGGCTTTAGTACTACTCCGTTCAACCCTGGCTGTGTATTTGAAACTGAACTCTTCTTTTGCAGGGCTTTGGAAGTGTGTAGATTATACGGCTATGTGGTGGAGTTCACTGGAGTAGGCAAAGCCCCCTCTAATGAGGAGAGCATTGGGTTCTGTTCTCAGATCGGAGTATTTCACAAGGACCCCTACAGAAGTGGTACTTTTGTGAGAAGTGAGAGCATGGAAAACACTTCTTCTCACACACTGGTAAGGGGGTGTAACCTTCATCAACCAGTTGcacatctctgtacttcttacATCTCTGTAATATAGTTTAGTTTGATGTCTGTCATGGTCCTGATAACCCCAGCATTCCTTATTTGAGCACCAAGACTGATTGAATAATTATGTCTCTCCCTCTAGCTATATCATGTGGTGTACCCCAGCCTATGTGACAACAACATCTTCCAGAGGACCCTGGTGAATGAAGTCCTGTACGAGGCAGAGCGCATCAAGAGCAAATGGCTAGGAGTCTCAGGGGAGGAGCAGGCGGGTCTCCGTGTGAGTGACGCGGATTTCCCCAATGGCTGTCAGGAGCAGGGCATTTCACAGGAGCTCTACTTGCAGGGAGGTGCGGTGTGTGTTCCTCTGGCCAGAGTGCTGTCTTTCCCCAGTGTGCGCAGGCTGTGTGGCTCTCTGCAGGAACTGCAGGACTCTCTGCAGGGGGACAGTCGCGTGGTGCTGACGGGGGATGCTCTCGCTCTGGTGTTGGCcgcggaggaggaagaggaggccgcCTCGGATGAGGAGTGTGATGAATACGAGGGTCCCGCCTGCAGTGAAACTGTGAAGTGTGCAGCGGATTGCACAGAGGACTGGGATGCAGAGCTTTCATGCCCCTGTGAGATATCACGAGGGGACCAGAACGGTGCATTTTGAATGAGGAATTCTTTGAAATGGCAGTGGCAGTGGTGCAGGTGAAGGCTCGGATTCTACCACAGCAATTTTGAAACCTATGTGTTTAATACCTCTGCTATTATCTGATGCTATTTCTAACACTAAACACAAAAGCTAGAAGACGGTTTTCTATACATGTAGTtgatgttgaaatgaaaacaatattgtttttgtgttccaaGATGCAGATGCAGATTGTTGAAAATGTTTCTAGTTTGTTTCACATGTTACAGATGTGAAATGGAGATTTGATTGTGTTCATAGGTTGTGTATACACTACAAACTGCATTTACTTTCTTTGTGCTCCAAAtgattcta
The sequence above is a segment of the Conger conger chromosome 4, fConCon1.1, whole genome shotgun sequence genome. Coding sequences within it:
- the LOC133125802 gene encoding pre-mRNA-splicing factor 38B-like isoform X2, which translates into the protein MANNTALAGNHQQQQAVNKPAASGKQGNVLPLWGNEKTMNLNPMILTNVLSSPYFKVQLYELKTYHEVVDEIYFKVTHVEPWEKGSRKTAGQTGMCGGVRGVGTGGIVSTAFCLLYKLFTLKLTRKQVMGLITHTDSPYIRALGFMYVRYTQPPPDLLDWFDGFLDDEEELDVKAGGGCIMTVGEMLRSFLLKLEWFSTLFPRIPVPVQKMIDQQMKSRPRKIPQNEGKEEVQEPEWHAEQRTPRRTPSPRRSPKRSRSRSQQRDGHSSANFDWELERERERQRKEREGKDRDRAEKDRDRSERDRGDKERRRSRSPDRNPDPRGGRSRDRRPRSRSATRDGKNGRRDREKERESDGDRSRRKDCDRDRANDKDREKDKDREKDKDREKDKDREKDKDWEKDKDKVRARSRDGGERTKDKRGKGEGEDRRQREEKRQREGRKLKRRSHSGSRSRHRAERPAKRSRSASREDRARKGASHSKERPHRAHRAPRQEHGHTKDQHRCQSTEREGREQDT
- the LOC133125802 gene encoding pre-mRNA-splicing factor 38B-like isoform X1; the encoded protein is MANNTALAGNHQQQQAVNKPAASGKQGNVLPLWGNEKTMNLNPMILTNVLSSPYFKVQLYELKTYHEVVDEIYFKVTHVEPWEKGSRKTAGQTGMCGGVRGVGTGGIVSTAFCLLYKLFTLKLTRKQVMGLITHTDSPYIRALGFMYVRFALRILCAGTLVKCGLCRCVTDTLNPLQTSWTGLMGSLMMRRYVNTDLPCAAGELEIVSQHCWFVCELDVKAGGGCIMTVGEMLRSFLLKLEWFSTLFPRIPVPVQKMIDQQMKSRPRKIPQNEGKEEVQEPEWHAEQRTPRRTPSPRRSPKRSRSRSQQRDGHSSANFDWELERERERQRKEREGKDRDRAEKDRDRSERDRGDKERRRSRSPDRNPDPRGGRSRDRRPRSRSATRDGKNGRRDREKERESDGDRSRRKDCDRDRANDKDREKDKDREKDKDREKDKDREKDKDWEKDKDKVRARSRDGGERTKDKRGKGEGEDRRQREEKRQREGRKLKRRSHSGSRSRHRAERPAKRSRSASREDRARKGASHSKERPHRAHRAPRQEHGHTKDQHRCQSTEREGREQDT
- the henmt1 gene encoding small RNA 2'-O-methyltransferase isoform X1 translates to MNPLFIPPLYKQRYQFVVDFVKRHKPKKVVDLGCADCSLLRKLKFHRNIELLVGVDLDNSVMKQKMYTLAPFPCEYLKPADQPLTIELYHGSVTEKESRTKCFDLVTCIELIEHLLLADVERFSEVLFGYMLPNAVIVSTPNADFNPLLPGCPAFRHIDHKFEWTKADFQNWALEVCRLYGYVVEFTGVGKAPSNEESIGFCSQIGVFHKDPYRSGTFVRSESMENTSSHTLLYHVVYPSLCDNNIFQRTLVNEVLYEAERIKSKWLGVSGEEQAGLRVSDADFPNGCQEQGISQELYLQGGAVCVPLARVLSFPSVRRLCGSLQELQDSLQGDSRVVLTGDALALVLAAEEEEEAASDEECDEYEGPACSETVKCAADCTEDWDAELSCPCEISRGDQNGAF
- the henmt1 gene encoding small RNA 2'-O-methyltransferase isoform X2, with translation MKQKMYTLAPFPCEYLKPADQPLTIELYHGSVTEKESRTKCFDLVTCIELIEHLLLADVERFSEVLFGYMLPNAVIVSTPNADFNPLLPGCPAFRHIDHKFEWTKADFQNWALEVCRLYGYVVEFTGVGKAPSNEESIGFCSQIGVFHKDPYRSGTFVRSESMENTSSHTLLYHVVYPSLCDNNIFQRTLVNEVLYEAERIKSKWLGVSGEEQAGLRVSDADFPNGCQEQGISQELYLQGGAVCVPLARVLSFPSVRRLCGSLQELQDSLQGDSRVVLTGDALALVLAAEEEEEAASDEECDEYEGPACSETVKCAADCTEDWDAELSCPCEISRGDQNGAF